A part of Paenibacillus sp. 481 genomic DNA contains:
- the nikC gene encoding nickel transporter permease, with product MWHSVRRSPITMLGMSLMTVIVLLTLVGPYAVPNDPLTVQMSERLQASSMQYPLGTDHLGRCIFSRLVAGAEVTLGISALIIVTVTVIGIPLGLLSGYVGGRLDTVLMRLIDGVSALPEFIIAIAISGFLGPSVTNLVLAIVLVKWIGYTRVVRSIVLSERVKEYVSAARVAGCGTWTILWRHLLPQIISPVIVLAALDIGKTIMLVSLLSYLGLGAQPPMPEWGAMLNDGRPYFQTVPELMIYPGLAIMLVVISCNLISDGLRDTLDVRGTPK from the coding sequence ATGTGGCATAGTGTCCGGCGCAGCCCGATTACGATGCTAGGTATGAGCTTAATGACGGTAATCGTACTCCTTACGCTTGTTGGTCCTTATGCGGTGCCGAATGATCCGTTAACCGTACAAATGTCCGAGCGTCTGCAAGCGAGCAGTATGCAATATCCGCTTGGCACCGATCATTTGGGAAGATGCATTTTTTCCCGACTCGTTGCCGGAGCTGAAGTTACATTAGGTATTTCGGCGCTTATTATCGTCACCGTTACGGTCATTGGCATACCGTTAGGATTGTTGTCAGGCTATGTAGGCGGTCGTCTAGACACGGTATTAATGAGACTCATTGACGGGGTTAGTGCATTACCTGAGTTTATTATCGCAATTGCGATTTCTGGTTTTTTAGGTCCAAGTGTCACGAATTTGGTCTTAGCGATCGTGCTTGTAAAATGGATCGGCTATACGCGTGTTGTACGTAGCATTGTGTTGTCTGAGCGGGTGAAGGAATATGTGTCAGCGGCTCGTGTGGCGGGATGCGGCACATGGACCATATTGTGGCGGCATTTGTTGCCGCAAATTATATCGCCTGTCATCGTGCTTGCTGCGCTGGACATTGGCAAAACGATCATGCTCGTCTCCCTGTTATCTTATTTAGGTCTTGGTGCACAGCCGCCAATGCCAGAATGGGGAGCGATGCTGAACGACGGCCGTCCCTATTTTCAAACTGTTCCAGAGCTTATGATTTATCCGGGATTAGCTATTATGTTAGTCGTCATTTCATGCAATCTGATTAGCGATGGGCTTCGGGATACGTTGGACGTCCGTGGCACACCTAAATAA
- a CDS encoding opine metallophore biosynthesis dehydrogenase: MISFDKSFENSFESSFGNLFEKSFGNTLIVGAGPAAIFVAVHAARGWCDQLGLVNRKGPHTARLASELEQHQYTVTSNVQGEQRSHLSGTARLTHFYQGFEQIDDKWQTIILCTPSDSYFAVMNALQIDRLQQVKTIVLISPSIGSNLLVQSQLQQAKNRIAVISLSNYMAATKFESSSSSLLSVYTKAIKKRIYLASSKEPCSAIQAVQSFIEGLGIDSTVVRHPIEAESRNITTYVHPPFFINTFSLQNILSQDRSLKSMYKLYPEGPITQHAIRTMVQLWKEVSAFTSYFGAEPLNLLKFLNDDNYPVHELTLSRTDIETFMELEPVKQEYLLYIRYASILIDPFSTPDEKGKYFDFSAVPYKPIYTDEVGKWVIPRIPFEDYKKLKLIYGLATKLKLPMPQTLALIELFEQHLNAFIAEKGEAAVAAEMFTDTTALEVEAIFSEIRERSEVS, translated from the coding sequence ATGATTTCATTCGACAAGTCATTTGAAAATTCGTTTGAAAGTTCGTTTGGAAATTTGTTCGAAAAGTCGTTCGGAAATACGCTGATCGTTGGGGCAGGCCCTGCTGCCATATTCGTTGCTGTGCATGCTGCACGCGGTTGGTGTGACCAATTAGGGTTGGTCAATCGCAAAGGGCCGCACACCGCAAGGTTAGCGAGCGAGTTGGAGCAACATCAATATACCGTAACCTCTAACGTGCAAGGAGAGCAGCGGAGTCATCTGTCTGGTACAGCTCGCTTAACTCATTTCTATCAAGGTTTCGAACAGATTGATGATAAGTGGCAGACGATTATTTTGTGCACCCCAAGCGATAGCTATTTCGCAGTTATGAATGCTTTACAAATCGACCGTTTGCAACAAGTGAAGACGATCGTACTCATTTCGCCAAGTATCGGTTCTAATTTGCTCGTCCAAAGTCAGCTACAACAAGCGAAAAACCGTATCGCGGTCATTAGTTTGTCCAACTATATGGCGGCAACGAAATTTGAATCAAGTAGTTCAAGTCTACTATCCGTCTATACGAAAGCAATCAAGAAGCGAATATATTTGGCTTCCAGCAAGGAACCATGCTCGGCGATACAAGCCGTGCAATCTTTTATTGAAGGTTTGGGCATCGACTCTACGGTTGTCCGTCATCCAATCGAGGCTGAAAGTAGAAACATTACCACCTATGTGCATCCTCCTTTTTTTATTAATACATTTTCGTTGCAAAACATTTTAAGTCAGGATCGTTCATTAAAAAGCATGTACAAATTGTACCCAGAAGGCCCCATTACCCAGCATGCGATTAGAACGATGGTGCAGTTATGGAAAGAAGTGTCCGCTTTTACTTCGTATTTTGGGGCCGAGCCGCTGAATTTATTGAAATTTTTAAACGATGACAATTATCCGGTACATGAACTGACGCTGTCGCGAACAGACATCGAGACTTTTATGGAGTTAGAGCCGGTGAAGCAGGAATACTTGCTATACATTCGATACGCTTCGATTTTGATTGATCCCTTTTCAACACCGGATGAAAAGGGGAAATATTTTGATTTCTCGGCGGTTCCTTATAAGCCGATTTATACAGATGAGGTTGGAAAGTGGGTCATTCCACGCATCCCGTTTGAAGATTATAAAAAGCTGAAGCTCATTTATGGCTTAGCTACGAAGCTGAAGCTGCCGATGCCGCAGACGTTGGCGCTAATCGAGTTGTTCGAGCAACATTTGAACGCCTTTATTGCGGAAAAAGGTGAAGCGGCTGTGGCAGCAGAAATGTTTACGGATACGACAGCGCTTGAGGTGGAGGCGATTTTTAGTGAAATAAGGGAAAGAAGTGAAGTGAGTTAA
- a CDS encoding nicotianamine synthase family protein, with translation MKNKYEFLLSLKLLEVEIKELNIYAKSSRECFPLLKIKLDYLCEFMNRDDNIAQWDIWGDDTEIKSYCESLREASVAALCDMEKYQSHCSFNNELDISDYMNRLSTSVRAELNVVSIDHTSKVLFIGAGAFPISALTIAKEIGAEVMGLDIDVEAVHMAKQLAKASGLDTNVQFSDKRVQELAFIKEATHIIIASLVKNKLEVLHDLKELVNPNAKIILRYGNGLKSIFNYPLENELSAEWAQLQMNNRPNKGIYDTLILSRSQRVASATKGL, from the coding sequence ATGAAAAACAAATATGAATTTTTACTTTCTTTGAAACTGCTCGAAGTCGAAATTAAAGAATTGAACATTTATGCCAAGTCATCCCGTGAATGCTTTCCATTGCTTAAAATCAAGTTGGACTATTTGTGCGAGTTTATGAATCGGGACGACAACATTGCACAGTGGGATATTTGGGGCGATGACACCGAGATTAAGTCATACTGTGAGAGCTTGCGAGAGGCATCTGTCGCGGCACTTTGCGATATGGAAAAATATCAATCCCACTGTTCCTTCAATAATGAGCTGGATATTAGTGATTATATGAATCGACTTTCGACATCTGTAAGAGCGGAACTGAACGTTGTTTCTATCGATCATACGTCCAAAGTGCTGTTCATTGGAGCGGGAGCTTTTCCGATTTCAGCACTGACGATTGCGAAAGAGATTGGTGCCGAGGTGATGGGCTTAGACATCGATGTGGAAGCTGTACATATGGCCAAACAGCTAGCAAAAGCGTCGGGGTTGGACACGAACGTACAATTTTCGGACAAGCGTGTGCAAGAGCTTGCTTTTATTAAAGAAGCAACCCATATTATTATTGCCTCGCTCGTCAAGAACAAGCTTGAAGTGCTACATGATCTAAAGGAACTCGTGAACCCGAATGCGAAAATCATTTTGCGATATGGAAATGGCTTGAAGTCCATTTTTAATTACCCGTTGGAAAATGAACTGTCTGCTGAATGGGCGCAGCTGCAAATGAATAACCGCCCAAACAAGGGCATTTACGATACTCTTATTTTGTCCCGATCACAACGCGTAGCAAGCGCGACGAAAGGACTGTAA
- the nikA gene encoding nickel ABC transporter substrate-binding protein, protein MIPSSIHQKVRRIVILSLLLLCAAMVLHGCSRPASEAGSSETKTRTQDGVGGEKPKRVTLVYNFKTGLLDPHNSAIPLRAGVVETLVRLNEKLEVTPWLAQTWTAKNDRTWIFTIRDGVTFQDGTKLDATAVKASFERGIAASKSLANTLKIATMEAKGQQLTIVNSEPHPSLPSELVSPYAAIINVEAERKMGTAAFNHAPVGTGPFKVKQFAPNIEILLERYDEYWDGQAKLNEVVFKFNEDGNVRSLALQAKEADIAYYIPAEMVESVQQDDQLSVHSVESLRVHFLLYNNQNPLLQHVKARKAIDLLLDRESIAQEIMLGHAKPANGPFNTKLPFASIDAVRQLNIAEAKRLLQEVGYKEESDGRLTKDGVPLTLELVTYKGRPELPLIAQLLQSDAAKAGVTIHVQTVEQVDTYLRENKTWDVATYSNLSAPRGDGGYFLNAALMPEGALNAASIHSEKLIAEVKQLNATSDIKRRMQLTAEAVSIIKEETLHSYAVYPNIIVGVNNRIINWRPTSEEYYIITNKLDVKS, encoded by the coding sequence TTGATTCCATCATCAATTCATCAGAAGGTACGAAGAATTGTAATCTTAAGCCTATTATTGCTCTGCGCGGCTATGGTATTGCACGGATGCAGTAGACCAGCATCAGAGGCAGGAAGTAGCGAGACGAAGACCCGCACACAGGATGGTGTTGGCGGCGAGAAACCTAAGCGTGTGACGCTCGTTTACAATTTCAAAACAGGGCTGCTTGACCCACACAATAGCGCCATTCCATTGCGAGCAGGCGTAGTTGAAACACTTGTGCGCTTAAACGAGAAGCTGGAGGTAACACCATGGCTTGCACAAACATGGACGGCAAAAAATGATCGTACGTGGATATTCACGATTCGCGATGGAGTTACGTTCCAAGATGGGACGAAGTTGGATGCGACAGCTGTCAAAGCGTCCTTTGAACGCGGGATTGCGGCTAGCAAATCACTGGCAAATACGTTAAAGATAGCAACTATGGAAGCCAAGGGACAACAGTTGACCATCGTCAACTCAGAGCCCCATCCATCGCTTCCTTCAGAGCTAGTAAGCCCCTATGCCGCCATTATTAATGTCGAGGCCGAACGGAAAATGGGCACAGCAGCATTCAACCATGCCCCAGTTGGGACAGGTCCGTTTAAAGTCAAGCAATTTGCGCCGAACATTGAAATATTGCTAGAGCGTTACGACGAATACTGGGATGGCCAAGCAAAGCTGAATGAAGTCGTCTTTAAATTCAATGAGGACGGCAATGTAAGATCGTTAGCTCTCCAAGCCAAAGAAGCCGACATTGCATACTATATTCCAGCTGAAATGGTAGAGTCCGTGCAACAAGATGACCAGCTTAGCGTCCATTCCGTGGAAAGCCTTAGAGTTCATTTTTTGCTATACAATAACCAAAATCCACTTCTCCAACATGTAAAGGCAAGAAAAGCAATCGACTTGCTGCTAGACCGTGAAAGCATAGCGCAAGAAATCATGCTTGGACATGCAAAGCCTGCTAACGGTCCATTTAATACGAAACTACCTTTTGCCAGCATAGATGCAGTACGGCAGCTGAATATCGCTGAAGCGAAGCGATTGTTGCAGGAAGTTGGGTATAAAGAGGAGTCAGACGGGCGGCTTACGAAAGATGGCGTCCCGTTGACGCTAGAACTAGTCACCTATAAAGGACGGCCAGAGCTTCCGCTCATCGCGCAATTGCTGCAATCGGATGCAGCGAAGGCGGGAGTTACGATTCACGTTCAGACGGTGGAGCAAGTAGATACGTATTTGCGGGAAAACAAGACGTGGGATGTAGCCACATACAGTAACTTGTCGGCACCACGCGGCGATGGGGGGTATTTTTTAAATGCAGCTTTAATGCCTGAAGGGGCCTTAAACGCAGCTAGCATTCATAGTGAAAAGCTTATAGCTGAGGTGAAGCAATTAAATGCAACCAGTGACATAAAGCGGCGCATGCAGTTGACTGCGGAGGCGGTTTCCATCATTAAGGAAGAGACTCTACATTCATATGCCGTTTATCCGAACATCATTGTTGGGGTTAATAACCGTATCATCAATTGGCGTCCAACTAGTGAGGAGTACTATATCATCACTAACAAATTGGATGTGAAGTCATAA
- the nikB gene encoding nickel ABC transporter permease, whose translation MLRLVRVRLYQLVCVLLLLSLLTFTLMKLAPGNPVLAILKFDEVAMTAADESALRQELGFDLPLYEQYGRWMWGLLQLNLGQSLMSGKPVWDEMMHRLPITLELTVGGMLVMVILALPLGLLAAKYAGRWPDHVSRLFALIGASMPSFWLGLILIYWFAFKLNWLPTMGSGSMRHLILPSVTLGFSMAAVYARLIRAGLLESLTQQYVNAARARGVAEWRIVTLHALRAALLPVITVFGMSLGNLLAGAVVVETLFSMPGLGSMAIEAIVQRDYPVIQGYVLLSGVFVVIVNLMVDLGYSLLDPRIRYNKEEM comes from the coding sequence ATGTTACGGCTCGTTAGAGTACGTCTTTATCAACTCGTATGTGTGCTTCTATTACTATCCTTGCTCACGTTTACATTAATGAAGCTGGCACCAGGCAATCCGGTACTGGCAATTCTTAAGTTTGATGAAGTAGCGATGACAGCAGCTGACGAAAGCGCGCTTCGTCAAGAATTGGGATTTGACCTGCCGCTTTATGAGCAGTATGGCCGCTGGATGTGGGGGCTGCTTCAGCTCAATCTCGGACAATCGCTAATGAGCGGGAAGCCTGTCTGGGATGAGATGATGCACCGGCTGCCTATTACGCTGGAACTGACAGTTGGCGGCATGCTCGTCATGGTTATCCTTGCGTTGCCGCTCGGTTTGCTAGCCGCCAAGTATGCTGGCCGCTGGCCTGATCATGTGAGTCGCTTATTCGCCTTAATCGGTGCTTCTATGCCAAGTTTTTGGCTCGGTCTTATTCTTATTTATTGGTTCGCATTTAAATTAAACTGGTTGCCAACGATGGGCAGCGGCAGTATGCGGCACCTTATTTTGCCATCGGTTACGTTAGGTTTTAGCATGGCGGCGGTGTACGCTCGCCTAATTCGCGCGGGATTGCTGGAAAGTTTGACACAGCAATATGTCAATGCAGCACGAGCAAGAGGTGTTGCGGAATGGCGCATTGTCACGCTGCACGCACTGCGGGCTGCGCTGCTGCCGGTCATTACGGTATTCGGCATGAGTCTAGGCAACTTACTGGCAGGTGCAGTCGTTGTGGAAACGTTATTTTCCATGCCAGGACTAGGCAGCATGGCAATAGAAGCTATCGTTCAGCGGGATTATCCTGTTATTCAAGGGTATGTGCTGCTGTCGGGTGTATTTGTTGTCATCGTGAACTTAATGGTCGATTTAGGCTACAGCTTGTTAGATCCTCGCATTCGTTATAACAAGGAGGAAATGTAA
- a CDS encoding dipeptide ABC transporter ATP-binding protein: MRQSMLERDDAEMKQNLNDEGQLFVRAPDSEALLRVEQLSVYVEKRQQRRTLIHDVSLAIHPGETVALVGESGSGKSVIANAVLGLLPKALRVGEGEMLFQGENVWLWPEKRKRKLLGSQIGCVFQDYQGSFTPFMQLGTQLVETLRSHQKLTSKEAKAYALEWLKHVGLSAERTFNSYPFQLSGGQRQRAALAAAMMLEPALLIADEPTTALDVLTGELVLDLIAQLQRQTGCAVLLISHDLRHVRNRADSIAVVRDGRIVESGAARKICHEAAHPYTQMLLQAKPLLAQARMSAAQNDDVEAAKPYESTAMASESAAVASESAAVASESAAVASESEAMASEMEQAASNATDLLIVERVNKTYAEAGRNVLAVRDVSLRIIEGECVGVVGESGSGKSTLARLLLALERPDDGAVYLNGMSLFHMKDRTLRESRQHVQAVFQDPNASLNPKLRVLDSVMEPLDNFPQVKPPFLQHVRHSRTDTASELLSLVGLESAHLERYPHELSGGQRQRVAIARGISLMPRLLICDEPTSSLDVSVQAQMLQLLKKMQTKLGMAYLFISHDIAAVQMMSDRIIVMKDGQIVDQFASAELFSPERHEYTRQLVAVVS, encoded by the coding sequence ATGAGGCAATCCATGCTAGAACGCGATGATGCAGAAATGAAGCAGAACCTCAATGATGAGGGGCAATTGTTCGTTCGAGCCCCTGATTCCGAAGCGCTGCTGCGGGTGGAGCAATTGAGCGTGTATGTCGAGAAACGTCAGCAGCGCCGGACATTGATCCATGATGTCAGTCTTGCTATCCATCCTGGCGAAACGGTAGCCCTTGTTGGTGAGAGCGGCAGCGGAAAAAGCGTAATTGCGAATGCGGTGCTCGGTTTGCTACCTAAGGCGCTACGAGTTGGGGAAGGGGAGATGTTGTTTCAAGGTGAAAATGTATGGCTGTGGCCGGAAAAAAGGAAGCGTAAGCTTCTCGGGAGCCAAATCGGGTGTGTGTTCCAAGATTATCAGGGTAGTTTCACCCCATTTATGCAGCTCGGAACACAGCTTGTGGAAACACTTCGAAGTCATCAGAAGCTAACTTCAAAGGAGGCGAAAGCTTATGCGCTGGAATGGCTGAAGCATGTGGGGTTGTCGGCGGAGCGCACATTTAACAGCTATCCGTTTCAGCTTAGTGGGGGCCAGCGGCAGCGGGCAGCGTTGGCCGCGGCGATGATGCTTGAGCCGGCACTCCTTATTGCCGATGAGCCTACTACGGCGCTGGACGTACTAACAGGCGAACTCGTGCTTGATTTGATCGCCCAGTTGCAGCGGCAAACGGGTTGCGCGGTGCTGCTTATTTCTCACGATCTGCGGCATGTGAGGAATCGCGCGGATTCAATTGCGGTCGTGCGTGACGGGCGTATCGTGGAGAGCGGTGCTGCCCGTAAGATCTGCCATGAGGCCGCGCATCCGTATACACAGATGCTACTGCAAGCAAAACCGCTACTTGCACAAGCTCGTATGAGCGCAGCTCAAAATGATGATGTGGAAGCGGCCAAGCCCTACGAGTCGACAGCAATGGCAAGCGAGTCGGCAGCGGTGGCAAGCGAGTCGGCAGCGGTGGCAAGCGAGTCAGCAGCCGTGGCAAGTGAGTCGGAAGCAATGGCAAGCGAGATGGAGCAAGCTGCGAGCAATGCTACGGATTTGCTTATCGTCGAGCGAGTAAACAAGACCTACGCCGAAGCGGGTAGAAACGTGTTGGCGGTGCGGGATGTTTCACTGAGAATCATCGAAGGGGAATGTGTAGGAGTCGTGGGGGAGAGCGGCAGCGGCAAAAGTACGCTCGCACGACTGCTGCTCGCGCTAGAGCGTCCAGACGACGGAGCCGTCTATTTGAACGGTATGTCCCTGTTCCACATGAAAGATCGCACCTTGCGCGAATCACGGCAACACGTGCAGGCCGTATTCCAAGATCCGAATGCGTCGTTGAACCCGAAGCTACGGGTGTTGGACTCCGTCATGGAGCCCTTGGACAATTTTCCACAAGTAAAACCGCCATTTTTGCAGCATGTCCGCCATTCCCGTACGGACACGGCATCAGAATTGCTGTCCCTAGTTGGGCTGGAGTCTGCGCATTTGGAGCGCTATCCGCATGAGCTAAGCGGAGGGCAACGGCAGCGTGTCGCAATTGCGAGAGGGATTAGCCTAATGCCAAGGCTGCTTATTTGCGACGAGCCGACATCAAGCCTAGACGTCTCGGTGCAGGCTCAAATGTTGCAACTGCTTAAAAAGATGCAAACGAAGCTTGGGATGGCCTATTTGTTTATTTCACACGATATTGCGGCGGTACAAATGATGAGTGATCGCATCATCGTCATGAAGGACGGGCAGATCGTCGACCAATTTGCGAGTGCTGAACTGTTCAGTCCGGAGCGACATGAATATACGCGACAGCTCGTTGCTGTTGTCAGCTAG
- the nikA gene encoding nickel ABC transporter substrate-binding protein, translating into MGMGVAMLTLLSLGLAVTACGGSEQASQSNKKVTLIYNLTFDTLNPHHNWVALRAGAVETLVRLDENVQLSPWLATDWKAIDDRTWTFTIRTDVQFHDGTKLDASAVKASLERASKESKSVTKALNIEKMDANEQQLTIVTKTPHPALPSELVNPVTAIVNTVAEQKMGAEQFNRAPIGTGPFQVSQFTPDSEVQLKRYDQYWDGVAKLDEVSFKFNDDANVRTLALQAKEADIVYHLPAESLTVVDEDRELTVESVPGLRVHFLMYHLQRPHIGDVNVRRALDHLIDRTTIAEQIMLGHAAPANGPFHSSLPFGSKVPHREFNHQKAEELLLQAGYTKGTDGKLTKDGKPLKLRLITYKVRPELPLIGQLLQAEAAKIGISIELKMVENPDTYMRENEDWDLVTYSNLSAPRGDGGYFLNSAFMNGGALNPAQIHIDPLEAVLKQLNQQKDADERIRLSQEAVQIINEEIPHSYAVYPNILVGVNKRVINWKPGADEYYFITNKMDVRSNVTAR; encoded by the coding sequence ATGGGAATGGGAGTGGCGATGTTAACGCTACTCAGCTTGGGACTTGCAGTGACGGCGTGCGGCGGTAGCGAACAAGCCAGTCAGTCGAATAAAAAGGTAACGCTCATTTACAACTTAACGTTTGATACGTTAAATCCTCATCATAACTGGGTAGCGTTGCGAGCAGGTGCCGTCGAAACGTTGGTACGTCTGGACGAGAACGTGCAATTAAGTCCATGGCTAGCAACGGATTGGAAAGCGATTGATGATCGGACATGGACATTTACGATTCGTACAGATGTACAGTTCCATGATGGAACTAAACTGGATGCGTCAGCCGTTAAAGCGTCATTGGAGCGAGCTAGTAAAGAGAGTAAGTCGGTTACGAAAGCGTTGAATATCGAGAAAATGGATGCAAATGAGCAGCAATTAACGATTGTTACGAAGACTCCACATCCGGCGCTTCCTTCTGAACTCGTTAATCCCGTGACAGCAATTGTCAATACGGTAGCTGAGCAAAAAATGGGCGCGGAGCAGTTTAATCGTGCTCCAATTGGAACAGGGCCGTTCCAAGTAAGCCAGTTTACGCCGGACAGTGAAGTGCAGCTCAAACGATATGACCAATACTGGGACGGTGTGGCTAAGCTGGATGAAGTATCGTTTAAATTTAATGATGATGCCAACGTCAGAACATTAGCCCTGCAAGCGAAGGAAGCCGATATTGTGTACCATCTCCCAGCAGAATCGCTGACTGTTGTAGATGAGGATCGCGAACTGACAGTAGAATCTGTTCCAGGCTTACGGGTGCACTTCTTGATGTATCATTTGCAGCGTCCGCATATCGGTGACGTTAACGTAAGAAGAGCACTTGACCATTTAATCGATCGCACGACAATTGCCGAGCAGATTATGCTCGGACATGCTGCTCCTGCCAACGGGCCATTCCATTCAAGTTTGCCATTTGGCAGCAAGGTGCCTCACCGCGAGTTCAATCATCAGAAAGCAGAAGAACTTCTCCTGCAAGCAGGTTATACAAAAGGAACAGACGGGAAGCTGACCAAGGACGGGAAACCGCTCAAGTTGCGGCTCATTACGTATAAAGTTCGTCCTGAACTGCCGTTAATCGGGCAACTGTTACAGGCGGAAGCGGCGAAGATTGGTATTTCCATTGAGCTAAAGATGGTGGAAAATCCCGATACGTATATGCGTGAAAATGAGGACTGGGATCTTGTTACTTATAGTAATTTGTCTGCGCCACGCGGTGATGGCGGATACTTTCTCAATTCCGCTTTTATGAATGGAGGAGCGCTTAATCCCGCTCAAATTCATATCGACCCATTAGAAGCTGTGCTTAAGCAACTCAATCAACAAAAAGATGCCGACGAGCGAATACGTTTGTCTCAAGAGGCTGTACAAATCATTAATGAAGAAATACCGCATTCCTACGCGGTGTATCCGAATATACTCGTTGGTGTAAATAAGCGGGTTATAAATTGGAAGCCGGGGGCGGATGAATATTACTTCATTACGAACAAGATGGATGTGAGATCGAATGTTACGGCTCGTTAG